The following proteins are co-located in the Xiphophorus maculatus strain JP 163 A chromosome 24, X_maculatus-5.0-male, whole genome shotgun sequence genome:
- the LOC102226515 gene encoding uncharacterized protein LOC102226515 isoform X2 has protein sequence MACSKQSAKDYIANARVYLVGELRNLSVILENLYQQKVLTDEEVSKIKAEKDDYDRTKAILDSVTRKGEAACYRFLRIIDQTRRTLERPTPIFKISHETSTEATKFDLHHWISCFSFTEDPETDQNYIQESRPCYRYQAKLKSKAEKISKDFWKRSENLFAEKKKPELLYTSLILDIQGKNFPTRINRFKRDMCRPKKLRTEISPSDLLKADKNILLVGKPGIGKTALSHEILRLWSERDSKELDYMFYFDMRELTNISPITSLEDLLFTACSEPDKGKDEVLHDIKSNSDNVTVILDGVTDFSTSVVKKLVDKDFLPDAKIIITCRPNDGKDLCPEDWLRVEVKGFSEETIKTYLSSTLGEAHRKVFRNVELLTLCHVPMYALMVAASFSSKDSLQPRTVTEIYINIVRFGLQMNSNKTRIRNLNQFIKTKRNGILSLAEAAFNATERKTVNLGELSCEDSCVLSFLKTLDVKVSPTETKTLYAFLHYTMQDFFAALWLLENPDNIREVFQQCLTEEKKHMKHLIPFMCRLLNDKSPRLMSCLIPAEEIKETSGWFFTEIIDTFFHQAVANISELHVDTLFVYQCLFESQSSEVCISFLAKLDFHLDLSGANLDPYSCCAVAYVVTQSKERKISLNLQDVTITAQGMRHLFGCLQNVEWYDTLKQQLWKIFLLSEEQMDYQTLLGLSGNLLHLPVVGKKKLFDRAVKVLQTIATKVNVCLYGDRKDPLCPILRNSLLETLPCINSLRMTYRSAGSMNQEECNNTMEKDQKNMFLDLCFTTALYSKQKFYSAMPELVRVCQVKTDLVNTLVDLHQHAISRGLSTDFPTLRPVFQSTPADWLIDLSERKASTLLEMLKLQSEKKKVELTGFSHDKSEMRNLLQCLPYLSKLSFVTEPTESSESIWFLEKLICAAAEMKEQNGVNMLELLSVCTYRGTPLQWKWCDFLLDLYSSKTETGPTFSSFTSVLQSADPAIWFVKLSKTKASMLLDVLKLQSGKKQVNLTGCSHEEAEVRSFLHCLPYISRLSVVPLWSSSVEQTRFLTRLFCAAAEREKQTGEKILEMLASVCRYEHFPFNNRSIDETYRRNFLLDLYSQMNDCETETGLSLLPSIQSVFQSAPEIWTLDLSKIKTSILLEVMKLQPEKKQVKVTNWSYEEHEVRNLIKCLPYISKFRFVPESSKLHEQTSFLVTLYCAAAEREQQTGEKMLDRLASVCTFKIIPVSDTDMNEQAQKVFLLSLYSQVTDYESKTGLSLFPLLKSVFQSVANVWITDLSERNTLMLRELLIQSEKKQVVLKGCSHEESEVKSFLECLPFFSQLSFEPWVSEASEEIQFLRSLFCAAEKDEQKEMKTLDMLASVYIYREAPLKQKWSEFLLELFSYELKTGLSVPPLQRANVILFKVLKLKSSRTHGPRIAPGSSDLQEQRRFLVNLFCAAAEREQQTGEKMVEMLAPLCRYKTFPFKAGDKYRVDFLLDLYSQVKDRETKSGLSLLPSLQSVFQSAPKLWTIKFSKRKTSDFMEVMKLQAEKKRVELTDCSYEESEVRSFLQCLPFISQLSFNLDDWDDSSFDPDKQSRFLVNLFCAAAEREQQTGEKMLERFASVCRYKTFPFHDIHADDEDRSDFLLDLYSQMKDRETKSGLSLLPSLQSVFQSAPKVWFINLSKRKTSILLEVMKLQPEKKIVKLTDCSHGESEVRSFLQCLPFISQLSLDNGEGHSCDPDEQTRLLVNLFCAAAEREQQTGEKILDMLASVCKFETFSFQNEKTNNDGDAIKDRLDFLLDLYSYMKDCETKTGLSLLPSLQSVFQSAPLFWTINLSKRTTSILLEVMKLQPEKKRVNLTDCSHGESEVRSFLKCLPFISQLSFDPQSSDPDEQTRFLVNLFCAAAEREQQTGEKMLEMLASVCRYKTFPLDDRCMANFEYGYRKSQSDFLLDLYSQMKDRETKSGLSLLPSLQSVFQSFPFFWTIKLSERKTSILLEVMKLQPEKKPVMLTDCSHGESEVRSFLQCLPFISQLRCMPRFFQSVCSSLSVRSREEIQQLVSLLQLLNFNLFLTGELNDKTCSSVGKVLPLVGSKVDLILTDSRMSVRGAAVLFRSTTQLHSLRLSNSLVLFFSQWVRRGRVAFPLVLEELTVVSTKAQPQRVLLKVGSSLASLLRFWTVGRLDLTESGLPVQSLFSLLLHDGPLTLRLSEERLQQLLVLLHEVQDQDRTLSLLNKVGGDLSSCQLSWELLHFLLQQPTGQTITVNLKKNRFLEERAAELLPFLHRMVIQRLSPSFVRTSIREIFRTHPSHMISWLLRSLDLVINLNCTELDSKDCDALLFILRHSDGVKLKLLWSSIPAEGIQSILSMLHTVSDLSVDRNLLLRFIHCCAASDSQQGAASGLLRTLRHRLDLSCSSCVELPEEDQTEPLRLTAADCWAVSTVLRRSSRDTQLDLRDCEVEDSGLDLLFPVLDGVRLRVNKTVPVQLLSLLAANNQGDAVRRATSLCRALGGELDLSHRPLDQRLCGALALMLDYSEDLTELDLSHCQLTDQLLLQLITHLHKVHNLDLSHNQITDASTGWLLHLVAINPFIVSVSLNNNNIINKTPFKDNRKFEIS, from the exons ATCAAAACTACATACAGG aatcaAGGCCATGCTACAGATATCAAGCAAAGTTGaaatcaaaagcagaaaaaatatcaaaggACTTTTGGAAAAGAAGTGAAAatctttttgcagaaaaaaagaaacctgaaCTGTTGTACACGTCACTTATATTAGATATTCAAGGGAAGAATTTTCCAACAagaataaatagatttaaaagaGATATGTGCCGTCCTAAAAAGTTAAGGACAGAAATCTCCCCCAGTGACCTGCTgaaagcagataaaaacatcCTCCTGGTCGGGAAACCTGGAATTGGAAAGACGGCGCTGAGTCATGAAATATTGAGACTGTGGTCAGAAAGAGACAGTAAGGAGCTGGAttacatgttttactttgatatGAGGGAATTAACCAACATCTCACCAATCACGAGTTTGGAGGATCTTCTTTTCACTGCATGCAGTGAACCAGATAAGGGCAAAGATGAAGTCTTACATGATATAAAGAGCAACTCTGATAATGTTACAGTCATTTTGGATGGAGTCACAGATTTCTCTACATCGGTTGTGAAAAAACTTGTAGACAAAGATTTCTTACCTGATGCTAAAATCATCATTACCTGCAGACCAAATGATGGGAAAGACCTCTGTCCTGAAGACTGGCTCAGAGTGGAGGTGAAAGGCTTCAGTGAGGAAACAATAAAGACATATTTGTCTTCAACTCTGGGTGAAGCTCACAGGAAGGTTTTTAGAAATGTGGAGCTGTTGACTCTTTGTCATGTTCCAATGTATGCGCTGATGGTGGCTGCCAGCTTTTCATCTAAAGACTCTCTGCAGCCCAGAACTGTGACTGAAATATACATCAATATTGTTCGATTTGGTCTTCAGATGAACAGCAACAAAACCAGGATCAGGAACCTCAATCAGTTCATCAAAACCAAGAGAAACGGAATCCTGTCTCTGGCCGAAGCTGCTTTTAATGCAACCGAAAGAAAAACTGTGAACCTGGGAGAACTTTCCTGTGAAGACAGCTGCGTCCTTTCCTTCCTGAAAACACTTGATGTAAAAGTTTCTCCTACTGAAACCAAAACTCTCTATGCTTTCCTCCATTACACCATGCAAGACTTTTTTGCAGCTCTGTGGCTTTTGGAGAATCCTGATAATATCAGGGAGGTTTTCCAGCAGTGCCTCACTGAGGAGAAGAAACACATGAAGCATCTGATCCCGTTCATGTGCCGTTTGTTGAATGACAAGAGTCCACGTTTGATGAGCTGTTTGATTCCAGCTGAGGAGATCAAGGAAACATCTGGATGGTTCTTCACAGAGATAATTGACACATTTTTCCATCAGGCTGTCGCTAATATCAGTGAGCTTCATGTAGACACATTGTTCGTATACCAGTGTTTGTTTGAGTCACAGAGCTCCGAAGTCTGCATTTCCTTTCTGGCCAAACTGGACTTCCATCTTGACCTCAGTGGAGCGAATCTGGACCCTTATTCCTGCTGTGCTGTGGCCTATGTGGTCACTCAGTcaaaggaaaggaaaataaGTCTGAACCTTCAGGATGTGACGATCACAGCACAAGGAATGAGACATCTGTTTGGATGTCTTCAAAATGTTGAATG GTACGATACTCTCAAACAGCAGCTGTGGAAAATCTTTCTTCTCAGTGAAGAACAGATGGATTACCAAACCTTACTGGGTCTCAGTGGGAACCTGCTACACCTCCCAGTTGTGGgtaaaaaaaagctgtttgacAGAGCTGTGAAAGTTTTGCAGACGATTGCAACAAAGGTGAATGTTTGCCTCTACGGGGACAGAAAAGATCCTCTGTGCCCGATTTTGCGTAACTCTCTTTTAGAGACTTTGCCATGCATCAACTCTCTCAG GATGACCTACAGATCTGCAGGTTCAATGAACCAGGAAGAATGCAACAACACAATGGAAAAGGATCAGAAGAACATGTTCCTGGATTTATGCTTCACAACAGCACTGTACagcaaacaaaagttttataGTGCAATGCCTGAGCTCGTGAGAGTTTGTCAGGTTAAAACTGACTTGGTGAATACTCTTGTTGATTTACATCAACATGCAATTAGCAGAGGGCTTTCCACTGACTTTCCAACCCTGCGACCAGTTTTCCAATCAACCCCTGCAGACTGGCTCATAGACCTCTCAGAGAGAAAGGCCTCCACCCTCCTGGAAATGCTCAAACTCCaatcagagaaaaagaaagtggaGCTGACAGGATTCTCACATGACAAGAGTGAAATGAGAAACTTGCTTCAGTGTCTGCCTTATCTCTCAAAGCTCAG TTTTGTGACTGAACCGACTGAGTCATCAGAGAGCATCTGGTTCTTGGAAAAGTTGATCTGCGCTGCGGCAGAAATGAAAGAGCAGAACGGAGTAAATATGCTGGAGCTGCTATCAGTTTGCACATATAGAGGAACCCCACTCCAGTGGAAATGGTGTGACTTCCTGCTGGACCTGTACTCTTCTAAAACTGAAACAGGCCCGACGTTTTCATCATTCACATCAGTCCTCCAGTCAGCAGATCCTGCAATATGGTTCGTTAAGCTCTCAAAGACGAAGGCCTCCATGCTACTGGATGTTTTAAAACTTCAGTCAGGGAAGAAACAAGTTAATCTGACTGGCTGCTCACATGAAGAGGCTGAAGTAAGGAGTTTCCTACATTGTCTGCCTTATATCTCACGACTCAG TGTGGTTCCTCTTTGGTCAAGCTCTGTTGAGCAAACCCGATTCTTAACCAGGCTGTtctgtgctgcagcagagagagaaaagcagaCAGGAGAGAAGATCCTGGAGATGTTAGCATCAGTCTGCAGATACGAGCATTTTCCATTCAATAACAGATCCATCGACGAAACATATAGGCGTAACTTCCTGCTGGATCTGTACTCCCAGATGAATGACTGTGAGACTGAAACAGGTCTGAGTCTCCTTCCATCAATACAGTCAGTTTTCCAGTCAGCTCCTGAAATCTGGACTTTAGATCTCTCAAAGATAAAAACCTCCATCCTCCTGGAAGTGATGAAACTCCAACCAGAGAAGAAACAAGTGAAAGTGACAAACTGGTCATATGAAGAACATGAAGTGAGGAACCTCATAAAGTGTTTGCCTTATATATCCAAGTTCAG ATTTGTTCCTGAGAGTTCGAAACTTCATGAGCAAACCAGCTTCTTGGTGACTCTGTACTGTGCAGCAGCTGAGAGAGAACAGCAGACAGGAGAGAAGATGCTGGACCGGTTGGCATCAGtctgcacatttaaaataatacctGTGAGCGATACGGATATGAACGAGCAAGCACAGAAGGTTTTCCTGTTGAGTTTGTACAGTCAGGTGACGGACTATGAGTCGAAAACAGGCCTGAGTTTGTTTCCTTTGTTAAAGTCAGTTTTCCAGTCTGTTGCTAATGTCTGGATAACTGACCTCTCAGAGAGAAATACTTTAATGCTGAGAGAACTATTAATCCAGTCAGAGAAGAAACAAGTGGTTTTGAAAGGCTGCTCACACGAAGAGAGTGAAGTGAAGAGTTTCCTAGAGTGTCTGCCTTTTTTCTCACAACTCAG CTTTGAGCCCTGGGTATCGGAGGCTTCTGAAGAAATCCAGTTTCTCCGGAGTTTGTTCTGCGCAGCAGAGAAAGATGAGCAAAAGGAAATGAAGACTCTGGATATGTTGGCATCAGTATACATTTATAGAGAAGCACCTCTTAAACAGAAATGGTCTGAATTCCTGCTGGAGTTGTTCTCTTATGAGCTTAAAACAGGCTTGAGTGTCCCGCCATTACAGAGAGCCAACGTCATTCTCTTCAAAGTGCTGAAGCTCAAGTCAAGCCGGACACACGGACCCAG GATTGCGCCTGGCAGCTCAGATCTTCAAGAACAAAGGAGGTTCTTAGTGAATCTGTtctgtgcagcagcagagagagaacagCAGACAGGAGAGAAGATGGTGGAGATGTTGGCACCACTCTGCAGATATAAAACATTCCCTTTTAAAGCTGGTGATAAATATCGGGTTGACTTCCTGCTGGATCTGTACTCCCAGGTGAAGGACAGAGAGACTAAATCAGGTCTGAGTCTCCTTCCATCATTACAGTCAGTTTTCCAGTCAGCTCCTAAACTCTGGACCATAAAGTTCTCAAAAAGAAAGACCTCAGACTTTATGGAAGTGATGAAACTCCAAGCAGAGAAGAAACGCGTGGAGCTGACAGACTGCTCATATGAAGAGAGTGAAGTGAGGAGTTTCCTGCAGTGTCTGCCTTTTATCTCACAGCTCAG cTTCAATTTGGATGACTGGGATGATTCCAGTTTTGATCCTGATAAACAGTCCAGGTTCTTAGTGAATCTGTtctgtgcagcagcagagagagaacagCAGACAGGAGAGAAGATGCTGGAACGTTTTGCATCAGTCTGCAGATATAAAACATTCCCTTTTCATGACATTCATGCTGATGATGAAGATAGAAGTGACTTCCTGCTGGATCTGTACTCCCAGATGAAGGACAGAGAGACTAAATCAGGTCTGAGTCTCCTTCCATCATTACAGTCAGTTTTCCAGTCAGCTCCCAAAGTCTGGTTTATAAACCTCTCAAAAAGAAAGACCTCCATCCTCCTGGAAGTGATGAAACTCCaaccagagaagaaaatagTGAAGCTGACAGACTGCTCACATGGAGAGAGTGAAGTGAGGAGTTTCCTGCAGTGTCTGCCTTTTATCTCACAGCTCAG TTTGGATAATGGTGAGGGTCACAGCTGCGATCCTGATGAACAAACCAGGTTGTTAGTGAATCTCTtctgtgcagcagcagagagagaacagCAGACAGGAGAGAAAATATTGGACATGTTGGCATCTGTCTgcaaatttgaaacatttagttttcaaaatgaaaaaacgaATAATGATGGTGATGCCATCAAAGATCGCCTTGACTTTCTGTTGGATCTCTATTCCTATATGAAGGACTGTGAGACTAAAACAGGTCTGAGTCTCCTTCCATCATTACAGTCGGTTTTCCAGTCAGCTCCTTTATTCTGGACCATCAACCTTTCTAAGAGAACGACCTCCATCCTCCTGGAAGTGATGAAACTCCAACCAGAGAAGAAACGAGTGAATCTGACAGACTGCTCACATGGAGAGAGTGAAGTGAGGAGTTTCCTAAAATGTCTGCCTTTTATCTCACAGCTCAG CTTTGATCCTCAGAGCTCAGATCCTGATGAACAAACAAGGTTCTTAGTGAATCTGTtctgtgcagcagcagagagagaacagCAGACAGGAGAGAAGATGCTGGAGATGTTAGCATCAGTCTGCAGATATAAAAC ATTCCCTTTAGATGACAGATGCATGGCTAATTTTGAATATGGATACAGAAAATCTCAGAGTGACTTCCTGCTGGATCTGTACTCCCAGATGAAGGACAGAGAGACTAAATCAGGTCTGAGTCTCCTTCCATCATTACAGTCAGTTTTCCagtcatttccttttttctggACCATCAAGCTGTCAGAGAGAAAGACCTCCATCCTCCTGGAAGTGATGAAACTCCAACCAGAGAAGAAACCAGTGATGCTGACAGACTGCTCACATGGAGAGAGTGAAGTGAGGAGTTTCCTGCAGTGTCTGCCTTTTATCTCACAGCTCAG GTGTATGCCAAGGTTTTTCCAGAGTGTTTGTTCATCTCTATCAGTGAGATCCAGAGAGGAGATCCAGCAGCTGGTttctctcctgcagcttctgaaCTTCAACCTTTTTCTAACAGGAGAGTTGAATGataaaacctgcagctctgTGGGGAAAGTTCTCCCCCTGGTTGGATCTAAAGTGGATCTGATCCTCACAGACAGCCGGATGTCCGTCAGAGGAGCTGCTGTCCTGTTTAGATCTACAACACAGCTCCACAGTCTGAG ACTCTCCAACAGTCTGGTCTTGTTCTTCTCTCAGTGGGTGAGAAGAGGCAGAGTGGCTTTTCCTCTGGTCCTAGAAGAGCTTACAGTGGTTTCCACCAAAGCTCAGCCACAGAGAGTCTTGCTGAAGGTCGGCAGCAGTTTGGCGTCTCTGCTGAGGTTCTGGACAGTGGGACGGTTGGACCTGACCGAGTCCGGACTCCCTGTTCAGAGTCTCTTCAGTCTGCTGCTTCACGATGGTCCTCTCACACTCAG ACTGAGTGAAGAGAGACTCCAGCAGCTTCTGGTTCTCCTCCACGAGGTCCAGGACCAGGACAGGACATTGTCCCTCTTGAATAAGGTCGGTGGAGACCTGAGCTCCTGCCAGTTGAGCTGGGAGCttcttcacttcctgctgcagcagccgACAGGTCAGACCATCACCGTGAACCTGAAGAAGAACCGATTCTTGGAGGAGAGAGCTGCTGAGCTGCTGCCCTTCCTGCACAGGATGGTGATTCAAAG GCTCAGTCCCAGCTTTGTTAGGACTTCCATCAGGGAGATCTTCAGGACTCACCCCAGTCACATGATATCCTGGTTGCTGAGGTCACTGGATCTTGTGATCAACCTGAACTGCACAGAGCTGGACTCAAAGGACTGCGACGCTCTGCTGTTCATCCTCAGACACAGCGACGGAGTGAAACTGAAGCTGCTGTGGAGCTCCATCCCAGCAGAGGGAATCCAGTCCATCCTCTCTATGCTGCACACAGTTTCTGATCTCAG TGTGGACAGGAATCTCCTGCTGAGGTTCATCCACTGCTGCGCCGCCTCCgacagccagcagggggcagcatcGGGCCTGCTGAGGACTCTACGGCACAGGTTGGATCTGTCCTGCTCCTCCTGCGTGGAGCTACCAGAGGAGGATCAGACGGAGCCTCTCAGGTTGACGGCCGCCGACTGCTGGGCCGTCTCCACCGTCCTGAGACGCAGCAGCAGGGACACCCAGCTGGACCTGAGAGACTGCGAGGTGGAGGACAGCGGGCTGGACCTGCTGTTTCCTGTCCTGGACGGAGTCCGTCTCAG AGTCAACAAGACGGTCCCGGTCCAGCTTCTGTCTCTGCTTGCCGCGAACAATCAGGGGGACGCCGTGAGACGAGCAACGTCCCTGTGCAGAGCCCTGGGaggagaactggacctgagtcaCAGGCCACTGGACCAGAGGCTCTGTGGAGCTCTGGCTCTGATGCTGGACTACTCTGAAGATCTAACAGAGCTGGACCTCAGCCACTGCCAGCTGACAGACCAGCTGCTGCTCCAACTCATCACACATCTGCACAAAGTCCACAACCTGGA tCTGAGTCACAATCAGATCACTGATGCCTCCACTGGCTGGTTACTCCACCTGGTCGCCATCAACCCTTTCATTGTTTCTGTGAG tcttaacaacaacaacatcatcAACAAAACTCCTTTTAAGGACAACAGGAAGTTTGAAATCTCTTGA